One part of the Rattus rattus isolate New Zealand chromosome 14, Rrattus_CSIRO_v1, whole genome shotgun sequence genome encodes these proteins:
- the Fam50b gene encoding protein FAM50B — MAQYKGTMREAGRAMHLIKKREKQKEQMEVLKQRIAEETIMKSKVDKKFSAHYDAVEAELKSSTVGLVTLNDMKAKQEALLREREIQLAKREQLEQRRLQLEILREKERRRERKRKISNLSFTLDEEEDGDQEDGRQAEGAEIHSGGAKKNLGKNPDVDTSFLPDREREEEENRLREELRQEWEAKREKVKGEEVEITFSYWDGSGHRRTVRMRKGSTVQQFLKRALQGLRRDFRELRAAGVEQLMYVKEDLILPHYHTFYDFIVAKARGKSGPLFSFDVHDDVRLLSDATMEKDESHAGKVVLRSWYEKNKHIFPASRWEPYDPEKKWDKYTIR, encoded by the coding sequence ATGGCGCAATACAAAGGTACCATGCGGGAGGCTGGCCGGGCCATGCATCTGATCAAGAAGCGcgagaagcagaaggagcagaTGGAGGTGCTGAAGCAACGCATTGCAGAGGAGACCATCATGAAGTCAAAAGTGGACAAGAAGTTCTCGGCACACTACGACGCCGTGGAAGCCGAGCTGAAGTCCAGCACAGTGGGCCTGGTGACCCTGAATGACATGAAGGCCAAGCAGGAGGCCCTGCTGAGGGAGCGGGAGATACAGCTGGCCAAGAGGGAGCAACTGGAGCAGCGTCGGCTACAGCTAGAGATCCTGCGTGAGAAGGAGCGAAGGCGCGAGCGCAAGCGCAAGATCTCCAACCTGTCTTTCACGCTGGATGAGGAAGAAGACGGTGACCAAGAGGATGGCCGCCAGGCCGAAGGTGCTGAGATCCACAGTGGTGGGGCCAAGAAGAACTTGGGCAAGAACCCCGATGTGGACACGAGCTTCCTGCCCGATCGCGAACGCGAGGAGGAGGAGAACCGGCTGCGGGAGGAACTGCGGCAGGAGTGGGAGGCGAAGCGTGAGAAGGTGAAGGGCGAGGAGGTGGAGATCACCTTCAGCTACTGGGATGGCTCTGGCCACCGGCGCACAGTACGCATGCGCAAGGGCAGCACTGTGCAGCAGTTCCTGAAGCGGGCGCTGCAGGGGCTGCGCAGGGACTTCCGGGAGTTGCGGGCGGCGGGCGTGGAGCAGCTCATGTACGTCAAGGAGGATCTCATCCTGCCGCACTACCACACCTTCTACGACTTCATCGTGGCCAAAGCGCGGGGCAAGAGTGGGCCGCTCTTCAGCTTCGACGTGCACGATGATGTGCGGCTGCTGAGCGATGCCACGATGGAGAAAGACGAGTCACACGCGGGAAAGGTGGTGCTGCGCAGCTGGTACGAGAAGAACAAGCACATCTTCCCCGCCAGCCGCTGGGAGCCCTACGACCCCGAGAAGAAGTGGGACAAGTACACCATCCGGTGA